A stretch of Lathyrus oleraceus cultivar Zhongwan6 chromosome 6, CAAS_Psat_ZW6_1.0, whole genome shotgun sequence DNA encodes these proteins:
- the LOC127097375 gene encoding histone H1-like — translation MATKTSKPLASHPTYEEMIKEAIVGLKERTGSSQYAIAKFIEEKHKQLPPTFKKLLLQNLKKNVASGKLVKVKGSFKLSPATKPTPVAKKPAVAKPKTKPAAKVTAAKAKPAAKPKAKAKAVVKPKVAAKAKAVTAKPKAAVAKPKAAVAKPKAVVKPKAKAARTTPGGKVATAKAVVKKAVAAKKAPVKSVKAKSVKTPVKKVTTKRGGRK, via the exons ATGGCAACAAAAACTTCCAAACCACTTGCTTCACATCCTACTTACGAAGAG ATGATTAAGGAAGCGATTGTGGGGCTGAAAGAGAGAACAGGTTCAAGCCAATATGCGATTGCGAAATTCATCGAAGAGAAACACAAACAGCTTCCTCCAACCTTCAAGAAGCTATTGCTCCAAAACTTGAAGAAGAATGTTGCTTCTGGAAAGCTTGTTAAGGTTAAAGGCTCGTTCAAGCTTTCTCCGGCGACAAAACCAACACCGGTGGCTAAAAAGCCCGCAGTCGCAAAGCCGAAGACAAAGCCGGCTGCCAAGGTGACAGCGGCGAAGGCCAAGCCAGCCGCGAAGCCGAAAGCGAAAGCGAAAGCTGTTGTGAAACCGAAGGTTGCTGCAAAGGCCAAAGCTGTAACCGCCAAGCCGAAAGCTGCTGTTGCAAAGCCTAAAGCTGCTGTTGCAAAGCCTAAAGCTGTTGTTAAGCCGAAGGCCAAGGCTGCGAGAACGACGCCGGGGGGAAAGGTTGCTACTGCGAAGGCGGTTGTGAAGAAAGCTGTGGCGGCGAAGAAAGCTCCGGTGAAGAGCGTGAAAGCGAAAAGTGTGAAGACTCCCGTGAAGAAAGTTACGACAAAGAGAGGGGGAAGAAAATAG